From one Cardiocondyla obscurior isolate alpha-2009 linkage group LG06, Cobs3.1, whole genome shotgun sequence genomic stretch:
- the LOC139103269 gene encoding smoothelin-like protein 2, giving the protein MSLRVCDETPKKPLSPFAKFRQLDRQNSAGLSPSPVKSPATEFRFKFTEPTVRDNAAQIKERLLAWCRSKTKEYDNVQLDNFSTSWNNGLAFCALIHHFKPDAFDYNSLRPEDRRKNFELAFTKADEVAGIAPLLDVEDMVMMQRPDWKCVFTYVQSIYRRFKDED; this is encoded by the exons ATGTCGCTGCGGGTATGCGACGAGA CTCCGAAAAAGCCGCTGTCGCCGTTCGCCAAGTTTCGCCAGCTCGACAGGCAAAATAGCGCCGGTTTGTCACCGag CCCCGTGAAGTCACCGGCCACGGAATTTCGATTCAAATTTACCGAACCGACTGTACGAGATAACGCAGCGCAAATTAAGGAACGATTGCTGGCGTGGTGCCGATCGAAGACTAAAGAGTACGAC AACGTACAGCTGGACAACTTCTCGACGAGCTGGAATAATGGTTTAGCATTCTGCGCGTTGATCCATCACTTTAAACCGGACGCTTTCGATTATAATTCCCTGCGTCCGGAGGATCGCAGGAAAAACTTCGAGCTAGCTTTTACAAAGGCCGA TGAAGTTGCTGGAATCGCGCCGCTACTCGACGTCGAGGACATGGTGATGATGCAACGGCCGGATTGGAAGTGCGTCTTCACATATGTCCAGTCTATTTATCGTCGTTTCAAGGATGAGGATTAA